The following coding sequences are from one Primulina eburnea isolate SZY01 chromosome 15, ASM2296580v1, whole genome shotgun sequence window:
- the LOC140815595 gene encoding uncharacterized protein — translation MLKDYPQWRQPTHGRVFAMQEEEANPDTTLLTGNILIKRVAMKALIDSGTTHSFILETFANHLDVKSIGFNGHLVYVDLIVLPMPGFDIILGMDWVTKNIVLIEFHKRSVLVRPLGMEQFLFEPDRWESFLRVISCMQARRLIHKGCQAFLASIVSALDVANPSISDIPVVKDFPDVFPDDITGLPLGREVEFSIDLVPGTVLLSSS, via the exons ATGTTGAAGGACTACCCACAGTGGAGGCAGCCGACCCATGgtagagtgttcgccatgcaggAAGAGGAGGCAAACCCAGACACGACCCTGTTGACTG gaaatattttgaTAAAGAGAGTAGCCatgaaggccttgatagattcagggacCACTCACTCTTTTATTTTGGAGACGTTCGCTAATCATCTGGATGTCAAGTCTATTGGATTTAAC ggccacctagtgtatgtcGATCTGAttgtgttgccgatgccagGATTTGACATCatcttgggaatggactgggTGACGAAGAACATAGTTCTTATTGAATTTCATAAAAGATCAGTGTTGGTAAGGCCgttgggcatggagcaatttctcTTTGAGCCTGATAGATGGGAAAGTTTCCTTCGcgtgatctcttgcatgcaggcacggAGACTTATTCATAAGGgttgtcaggccttcttggccagcattGTTTCAGCGCTTGACGTAGCCAATCCGTCGATATCTGATATACCAGTAGTCAAAGACTTTCCTGACGTCTTTCCAGACGACATAACAGGCCTTCCACTAGgaagagaggtggagttttccattgaccTTGTGCCAGGCACCGTACTgcttagctccagctga
- the LOC140814058 gene encoding uncharacterized protein, translating into MEEKKRLIALGFEGSANKIAVGAVTLDGTILSNPRHTYITPPGQGFLPRETAQHHLQHVLPLVKLALKEAQITPDDVDCLCYTKGPGMGAPLQVSAVVVRILSQIWKKPIVGVNHCVAHIEMGRIVTGADDPVVLYVSGGNTQVIAYSEGRYRIFGETIDIAVGNCLDRFARVLKLSNDPSPGYNIEQLAKKGEKFIDLPYVVKGMDVSFSGILSYIEATAEEMLKNNECTPADLCYSLQEVLFAMLVEITERAMAHCDKMDVLIVGGVGCNVRLQDMMRIMCSERGGKLYATDDRYCVDNGAMIAYTGLLEYAHGATTPFEESTFTQRFRTDDVLAIWRGKESSKVNGHEV; encoded by the exons ATGGAGGAGAAGAAAAGATTGATAGCTTTAGGATTCGAGGGCTCAGCCAACAAAATTGCAGTGGGAGCGGTGACGCTGGACGGAACCATTCTCTCAAATCCGCGCCACACTTACATCACTCCGCCGGGGCAAGGCTTTCTCCCCAGGGAAACCGCCCAGCACCATCTCCAGCATGTGCTGCCGCTTGTTAAATTGGCTTTGAAGGAGGCGCAGATTACGCCCGATGACGTCGATTGCCTCTGCTATACCAAAGGCCCTGGCATGGGAGCCCCACTCCAG GTCTCAGCTGTTGTGGTTCGCATCCTGTCACAGATTTGGAAGAAACCAATTGTTGGAGTTAATCATTGTGTAGCACATATTGAAATGGGGAGGATAGTGACCGGGGCTGATGATCCTGTTGTCTTGTATGTCAGTGGGGGAAACACTCAGGTTATTGCATATAGTGAGGGAAGGTACCGAATTTTCGGAGAGACAATAGATATCGCTGTTGGAAATTGCTTGGACAGATTTGCGAGAGTTCTCAAACTCTCAAATGATCCTAGTCCTGGGTACAACATAGAACAG CTAGCGAAGAAGGGAGAAAAGTTTATAGACCTTCCATATGTTGTAAAAGGAATGGATGTCTCTTTTAGTGGGATATTGAGTTATATTGAAGCCACTGCTGAAGAAATGCTTAAAAATAACGAATGCACCCCTGCAGATTTGTGTTATTCCCTGCAG GAAGTTCTGTTTGCAATGCTTGTGGAAATCACAGAGCGAGCGATGGCACATTGTGACAAAATGGATGTACTAATTGTTGGTGGAGTGGGATGTAACGTGCGATTGCAAGATATGATGAGAATTATGTGCTCGGAGAGGGGTGGGAAATTATATGCAACTGATGACAGGTATTGTGTTGACAATGGGGCAATGATTGCCTATACCGGTCTCCTTGAATACGCTCATGGTGCAACAACTCCTTTCGAAGAATCAACGTTTACACAGCGGTTCAGAACGGATGATGTATTGGCAATCTGGAGAGGGAAGGAATCTTCCAAAGTAAATGGCCATGAAGTCTAA